Sequence from the Feifania hominis genome:
GCGCGTCCGGCGACGTTTTTCATTCAGAAAGCAAACGAGTTCAAATCCTCCGTCTGGGTTGAAAAAGATGAGAGGCGGGTCAATGCGAAGAGTTTGCTCGGCGTCCTGTCCCTGGGCGTCACGAAAGATACACGCATCACCATCATCGCTGACGGCCCCGATGAGGAGACTGCGGTCAACGCTCTGGTAGAGCTGATCAATTCCAACTTCGACGAATAATCCACGCCTTTCCAAAGACGAAAGCTTAAGCGGGCTTTCGTCTTTTTTGGTTTCGGCTTCGGAGGGCAAACCATTGGATCAGAAGACTCTGGCAAGACTCAAGGAAAAAGTAAAACAGCTGCCCA
This genomic interval carries:
- a CDS encoding HPr family phosphocarrier protein yields the protein MFSREATVQNQVGLHARPATFFIQKANEFKSSVWVEKDERRVNAKSLLGVLSLGVTKDTRITIIADGPDEETAVNALVELINSNFDE